In one Zymobacter palmae genomic region, the following are encoded:
- a CDS encoding MFS transporter translates to MPSEHPASRKLPFGFHLLLAGQSVSLMGTQVSTLALPLTAIAASGANAFTTGMLLACARLPYLLVGLFAGLLVDRISHRRLLMTANFVMALVFITIPLIALSSGHIRVEQLYAVALLTGTALVVADITFLSWVPALVQPSLRTAAQNRIELAQSVAVVMGLPMAGWLIGALTAPIAILTDALSLLIMTVLLLFVPARSTSALVPLAPTEGLPPHWWTEALEGARFVMHTPLLRAATLATVTIVFFQSAYAAVFILHLSTQLHMNATEIGLVTSMAAIGSLCGAVLARPIAQRLGVGRTLALALTVSAAGALLCPLFPSRMMTALSQCTLWLGMQVYNVHQVPIRSVLAPEHLHGRVNASIRTLVWGLAPLGAVLGGISGNALGTSATLAIAACLMASASLWVIASPLWAVRTPYLTLHGRRQ, encoded by the coding sequence ATGCCAAGCGAACACCCCGCATCCCGCAAGCTACCGTTCGGGTTTCATCTACTGCTGGCGGGACAGTCGGTTTCACTAATGGGCACGCAGGTGTCGACGCTTGCCCTGCCGCTGACGGCGATTGCCGCCAGCGGTGCCAATGCGTTCACCACCGGCATGCTGCTGGCCTGCGCACGGCTTCCTTATCTGCTCGTGGGGCTGTTTGCGGGCCTGCTCGTCGATCGGATATCACATCGACGGCTGCTGATGACCGCCAACTTTGTGATGGCCCTAGTTTTCATCACCATTCCTCTGATAGCACTGTCCAGCGGACATATTCGAGTGGAACAGCTGTATGCCGTGGCGCTATTGACCGGTACAGCACTGGTGGTTGCCGATATCACCTTTCTTTCCTGGGTACCCGCACTGGTACAGCCCTCGCTGCGGACTGCCGCCCAGAACCGCATTGAGCTGGCCCAGTCAGTCGCGGTGGTGATGGGACTGCCCATGGCCGGCTGGCTGATCGGTGCGCTAACGGCTCCCATCGCCATTCTGACCGACGCGCTATCACTGTTGATTATGACCGTACTGCTACTGTTCGTTCCCGCCCGTTCTACCTCCGCCCTAGTGCCCCTTGCACCAACCGAGGGTCTGCCACCCCACTGGTGGACAGAAGCGCTCGAAGGCGCACGCTTCGTCATGCACACCCCACTGCTTCGCGCAGCGACACTGGCAACCGTCACTATCGTCTTCTTCCAGAGCGCCTATGCCGCGGTATTCATCCTGCACTTGTCTACACAGCTGCATATGAATGCAACTGAGATCGGACTGGTAACAAGCATGGCGGCCATTGGCAGCCTGTGTGGCGCAGTGCTGGCTCGTCCCATTGCCCAGCGGCTTGGGGTTGGGCGCACGCTGGCGCTGGCACTAACGGTCAGCGCAGCGGGTGCGCTGCTCTGCCCACTCTTTCCGAGCAGGATGATGACCGCCCTATCGCAATGCACGCTATGGCTCGGCATGCAGGTCTACAACGTGCATCAAGTGCCAATCCGTTCCGTACTGGCCCCCGAGCACCTGCACGGACGCGTTAATGCCAGCATTCGCACGCTGGTCTGGGGGCTAGCCCCACTGGGGGCCGTGCTGGGTGGGATCAGCGGCAATGCACTCGGCACCTCCGCTACGCTAGCGATTGCGGCATGTCTGATGGCCAGCGCCAGTTTATGGGTCATCGCCTCGCCCCTATGGGCGGTGCGTACCCCCTACCTGACGCTGCACGGCCGCCGGCAATAG
- a CDS encoding condensation domain-containing protein, with translation MKFVDTASLSLPSGVLTLWRPIAPPLSDERWRKDTRRASCLQEASLSSTFEALNSGVTPPPSWLGCTFEMAADLDADAFAAALRLWINRHDTLRSRLVPLDAPVANSQLQRFTLDPGTADIEHVTVDTAVSIAKNEPLSTVIEDLFDEQVGPCHWPGYLLLTISHSRATTVCLAVDHSLIDGYGLLKLPKELHMLYAVAQGTQAPLPPAASYPDFAEAERREAEALTASNEAIQRWRRCLEAFGGTLPPFPIDVRHPDATAPAQRSGYLKLLDEADTRAFTQQCRTAGGDLFSGLFACLAKAARELTGNPAFHTMAPFQTQPSQWSSSLGWYVGMAPVTFPLGEEETFETAIGHAAQGLQALKMLALVPITRVAELLEQPLRDTFMVSFMDLRRVPGAREWETWRVASFHSRSNDPDEVCLWFMRTHGGLIVDYRHPATAAADRVVADYIAWAKRQLNAIASTATWHIPSS, from the coding sequence ATGAAATTCGTCGATACCGCGTCACTTTCACTGCCTTCTGGCGTGCTTACCTTATGGCGTCCTATCGCCCCCCCATTGAGCGACGAACGGTGGCGTAAGGACACACGCCGTGCGTCTTGCCTTCAAGAAGCCAGCCTGTCGAGCACTTTCGAGGCACTCAACAGCGGCGTCACGCCACCACCTTCATGGCTCGGTTGTACCTTCGAGATGGCCGCCGATCTTGATGCCGATGCTTTCGCTGCCGCGCTCCGTCTTTGGATCAATCGACATGACACCCTGCGCAGCAGGCTCGTGCCACTCGACGCGCCGGTGGCCAACAGCCAGCTCCAGCGCTTCACCCTTGATCCCGGCACTGCCGATATTGAGCACGTAACGGTGGATACCGCAGTGTCCATCGCAAAAAATGAGCCGCTATCAACCGTGATTGAAGACCTGTTTGACGAACAGGTGGGACCTTGCCACTGGCCAGGCTACCTACTGCTGACGATCTCGCACAGTCGCGCCACCACGGTCTGCCTAGCGGTGGATCACTCCCTCATCGACGGCTATGGGCTACTCAAACTGCCCAAAGAGCTGCACATGCTCTATGCCGTGGCACAAGGCACGCAAGCGCCCTTGCCTCCAGCGGCGAGCTATCCAGACTTTGCTGAAGCCGAGCGCCGCGAGGCTGAGGCACTTACTGCTAGTAATGAGGCTATCCAGCGCTGGCGGCGCTGCCTTGAGGCGTTCGGCGGTACGCTTCCGCCGTTTCCGATTGATGTGCGCCATCCCGACGCCACTGCCCCCGCTCAGCGCAGTGGCTACCTCAAACTGCTGGATGAAGCGGATACCCGTGCCTTTACCCAGCAGTGCCGAACAGCAGGCGGTGACCTATTCTCAGGGCTGTTTGCCTGCCTCGCCAAAGCCGCCCGTGAACTGACGGGCAACCCAGCCTTTCACACTATGGCCCCCTTTCAGACCCAGCCAAGCCAATGGTCCTCCTCTTTGGGATGGTACGTGGGCATGGCACCGGTCACCTTTCCTTTGGGCGAAGAAGAAACATTCGAGACCGCGATAGGGCATGCCGCTCAAGGGCTTCAGGCCCTCAAAATGCTTGCGCTGGTTCCGATCACACGGGTAGCCGAGCTACTGGAGCAGCCACTGCGCGATACTTTTATGGTGTCGTTCATGGACCTGCGCCGCGTGCCCGGTGCACGCGAGTGGGAAACGTGGCGTGTTGCCTCCTTTCACAGCCGCAGCAACGACCCCGACGAAGTCTGCCTGTGGTTCATGCGCACGCATGGTGGACTGATCGTTGACTACCGCCACCCGGCTACGGCAGCGGCCGACCGCGTGGTCGCGGACTATATCGCCTGGGCCAAGCGCCAGCTCAACGCTATTGCCAGTACCGCAACATGGCATATCCCCTCATCGTGA